One window from the genome of Enterobacter asburiae encodes:
- the ibaG gene encoding BolA family iron metabolism protein IbaG, whose product MENHEIQTVLMNALSLQEAHVSGDGSHFQVIAVGEMFDGMSRVKKQQAVYAPLMEYIADNRIHALSIKAFTPQEWARDRKLNGF is encoded by the coding sequence ATGGAAAATCATGAAATCCAGACAGTGCTGATGAATGCACTCTCCCTTCAGGAAGCCCACGTCTCTGGCGATGGCAGTCACTTCCAGGTTATTGCTGTGGGTGAGATGTTCGACGGTATGAGCCGTGTGAAGAAACAGCAGGCTGTGTACGCGCCGCTGATGGAATATATTGCGGATAACCGCATCCACGCCCTGTCGATTAAAGCGTTCACCCCGCAAGAGTGGGCACGCGATCGCAAACTAAACGGTTTTTGA
- the mlaB gene encoding lipid asymmetry maintenance protein MlaB, with protein MSQQLSWSREGETLKLSGELDQDLLNPLWDKRHEAMQGVTLIDLTDVTRVDTAGVALLAHLVAVGKKQGASVTLHGASDNVVTLAQLYNLPQDVLPR; from the coding sequence ATGTCACAGCAACTCAGCTGGTCGCGTGAAGGCGAGACATTAAAGCTGTCCGGCGAGCTGGATCAGGATCTGCTGAACCCACTGTGGGACAAACGCCATGAAGCGATGCAGGGCGTGACGCTCATCGACTTAACCGACGTCACGCGGGTGGATACGGCGGGTGTTGCGCTGCTGGCCCATCTGGTTGCGGTAGGGAAAAAGCAGGGGGCTAGCGTTACGCTTCACGGCGCGAGCGATAATGTCGTGACCCTTGCGCAGCTCTACAACCTCCCTCAGGACGTACTGCCTCGTTAA
- the rpmA gene encoding 50S ribosomal protein L27, whose product MAHKKAGGSTRNGRDSEAKRLGVKRFGGESVLAGSIIVRQRGTKFHAGNNVGCGRDHTLFAKADGKVKFEVKGPNNRKYISIVAE is encoded by the coding sequence ATGGCACATAAAAAGGCTGGCGGCTCCACACGTAACGGTCGCGATTCAGAAGCTAAACGCCTGGGCGTTAAGCGTTTCGGTGGCGAATCCGTTCTGGCGGGTAGCATCATCGTTCGTCAACGTGGTACCAAATTCCACGCTGGCAACAACGTAGGTTGCGGTCGTGACCACACTCTGTTTGCTAAAGCAGACGGTAAAGTGAAATTTGAAGTTAAAGGCCCGAACAACCGTAAATACATCAGCATCGTTGCTGAGTAA
- the ispB gene encoding octaprenyl diphosphate synthase: protein MNLEKINELTAQDMAGVNAAILEQLNSDVQLINQLGYYIVSGGGKRIRPMIAILAARAVGYQGNAHITIAALIEFIHTATLLHDDVVDESDMRRGKATANAAFGNAASVLVGDFIYTRAFQMMTSLGSLKVLEVMSEAVNVIAEGEVLQLMNVNDPDITEENYMRVIYSKTARLFEAAAQCSGILADCTEAQEKGLQDYGRYLGTAFQLIDDLLDYSADGETLGKNVGDDLNEGKPTLPLLHAMRNGTADQAKMIREAIEQGNGRHLLEPVLETMAICGSLEWTRQRAEEEADKAIEALQVIPDSPWREALIGLAHIAVQRDR from the coding sequence ATGAATTTAGAAAAAATCAACGAGTTAACCGCGCAAGATATGGCGGGTGTGAATGCAGCAATCCTGGAGCAACTCAACTCTGACGTTCAGCTGATCAATCAGTTGGGCTATTACATCGTCAGCGGCGGCGGTAAACGCATTCGTCCGATGATCGCCATTCTGGCTGCCAGAGCCGTTGGTTATCAGGGAAATGCTCACATCACTATCGCAGCGCTCATCGAATTTATTCACACGGCGACGCTTCTGCATGACGATGTGGTGGATGAATCGGATATGCGTCGTGGCAAAGCCACGGCAAACGCCGCTTTCGGGAACGCAGCCAGCGTACTGGTGGGGGATTTTATTTATACCCGCGCCTTCCAGATGATGACCAGTCTGGGCTCCCTGAAAGTGCTGGAGGTGATGTCCGAAGCCGTAAACGTCATTGCTGAAGGCGAAGTGCTGCAGCTGATGAACGTCAACGACCCTGACATCACCGAAGAAAACTACATGCGGGTGATCTACAGCAAAACCGCGCGCCTGTTTGAAGCGGCTGCCCAGTGTTCCGGCATTCTGGCTGACTGTACCGAAGCGCAGGAGAAAGGCCTGCAGGACTATGGCCGCTATCTGGGTACGGCATTCCAGCTGATTGACGATTTGCTGGACTACAGTGCGGACGGCGAGACGCTCGGCAAAAACGTTGGCGATGACCTGAACGAAGGCAAACCAACCCTGCCGCTGCTCCATGCTATGCGCAACGGAACGGCCGACCAGGCGAAAATGATCCGTGAAGCGATTGAGCAGGGAAATGGCCGCCATCTTCTGGAACCTGTGCTGGAAACCATGGCAATCTGCGGATCGCTGGAATGGACGCGTCAGCGTGCGGAAGAAGAAGCCGACAAAGCCATCGAAGCTCTCCAGGTCATTCCCGACAGCCCGTGGCGCGAGGCGCTGATTGGTCTTGCCCACATTGCCGTTCAGCGCGACCGTTAA
- the cgtA gene encoding Obg family GTPase CgtA — MKFVDEATILVVAGDGGNGCVSFRREKYIPRGGPDGGDGGDGGDVWLEADENLNTLIDYRFEKSFRAERGQNGQSRDCTGKRGKDVNIKVPVGTRVIDQGTGETMGDMTKHGQRLLVAKGGWHGLGNSRFKSSVNRAPRQKTMGTPGDTRELQLELMLLADVGMLGMPNAGKSTFIRAVSAAKPKVADYPFTTLVPSLGVVRMDHEKSFVVADIPGLIEGAAEGAGLGIRFLKHLERCRVLLHIVDINPIDESDPVENARIIIGELEKYSEKLAGKPRWLVFNKIDLMDKAEAEAKAKAIAEAMGWEDKYYLISAASQVGVKDLCWDVMTFIIENPIVQAEEAKQPEKVEFMWDDYHRQQLEELEAEEDDEDWDDDWDEDDEEGVEFIYKH, encoded by the coding sequence ATGAAGTTTGTTGATGAAGCGACGATCCTGGTCGTGGCTGGTGATGGCGGCAATGGTTGCGTGAGCTTCCGCCGTGAAAAGTATATCCCACGTGGCGGTCCTGATGGCGGCGACGGCGGGGATGGTGGTGACGTGTGGCTGGAGGCGGATGAAAACCTCAACACGCTGATCGACTACCGTTTCGAAAAATCTTTCCGTGCCGAGCGCGGCCAGAACGGCCAGAGCCGTGACTGTACCGGTAAACGTGGTAAAGACGTCAACATCAAGGTTCCGGTCGGTACGCGTGTGATTGACCAGGGCACCGGTGAAACCATGGGTGATATGACCAAACACGGTCAGCGCCTGCTGGTTGCTAAAGGTGGCTGGCACGGTCTCGGTAACAGCCGTTTTAAATCATCGGTTAACCGTGCTCCGCGTCAGAAAACCATGGGGACACCGGGCGATACGCGCGAGCTGCAGCTGGAACTGATGCTGCTGGCTGACGTCGGTATGCTGGGTATGCCTAACGCCGGTAAATCGACGTTTATCCGTGCTGTATCAGCCGCGAAGCCAAAAGTGGCGGATTATCCGTTTACGACGCTGGTGCCAAGCCTGGGCGTTGTTCGTATGGACCACGAAAAGAGCTTTGTTGTCGCTGATATCCCGGGTTTGATCGAGGGCGCAGCAGAAGGCGCAGGACTGGGTATTCGCTTCCTGAAACACCTTGAGCGCTGCCGCGTATTGCTGCACATCGTTGATATCAATCCAATCGATGAGTCCGATCCGGTCGAAAACGCCCGTATCATCATCGGTGAACTTGAAAAATACAGCGAAAAACTCGCAGGTAAGCCACGTTGGCTGGTCTTCAACAAGATCGACCTGATGGACAAAGCCGAAGCGGAAGCAAAAGCGAAAGCGATTGCTGAAGCGATGGGTTGGGAAGATAAATACTACCTGATCTCTGCGGCAAGCCAGGTTGGCGTGAAAGATCTGTGCTGGGATGTGATGACCTTTATCATCGAGAACCCAATCGTTCAGGCGGAAGAAGCGAAACAGCCTGAAAAAGTCGAATTCATGTGGGATGACTACCACCGCCAGCAGCTTGAAGAGCTGGAAGCTGAAGAAGATGATGAAGACTGGGACGATGACTGGGATGAAGACGACGAAGAAGGCGTCGAGTTCATCTACAAGCACTAA
- the sfsB gene encoding DNA-binding transcriptional regulator SfsB has product MDTKFIDWHTADIIAALRKRGTSLAAESRRHGLSSSTLANALTRPWPKGELIIATALDTHPWVIWPSRYHDPITHEFIDRSRMIRQRKAKREPQE; this is encoded by the coding sequence ATGGATACGAAATTTATCGACTGGCACACGGCTGATATTATTGCCGCACTGCGCAAAAGAGGCACTTCACTGGCAGCAGAGTCCCGCCGCCATGGACTGAGTTCTTCAACTCTGGCAAACGCCCTCACCCGCCCCTGGCCCAAGGGAGAATTAATCATCGCGACGGCGCTGGATACGCATCCGTGGGTGATTTGGCCTTCGCGCTACCACGATCCCATTACCCATGAATTTATCGACAGATCGCGCATGATTCGCCAGAGAAAGGCAAAAAGAGAACCGCAGGAGTAA
- the rplU gene encoding 50S ribosomal protein L21 → MYAVFQSGGKQHRVSEGQTVRLEKLDIATGESVEFAEVLMIANGEEVKIGVPFVDGGVIKAEVVAHGRGEKVKIVKFRRRKHYRKQQGHRQWFTDVKITGISA, encoded by the coding sequence ATGTACGCGGTTTTCCAAAGTGGTGGTAAACAACACCGAGTAAGCGAAGGTCAGACCGTTCGCCTGGAAAAGCTGGACATCGCAACTGGCGAATCTGTTGAGTTCGCAGAAGTTCTGATGATCGCAAACGGTGAAGAAGTCAAAATCGGCGTTCCTTTCGTTGATGGCGGCGTTATCAAAGCTGAAGTTGTTGCACACGGTCGTGGCGAGAAAGTTAAAATCGTTAAGTTTCGTCGTCGTAAGCACTACCGTAAGCAGCAGGGCCACCGTCAGTGGTTCACTGATGTGAAAATTACTGGCATCAGCGCCTAA
- the murA gene encoding UDP-N-acetylglucosamine 1-carboxyvinyltransferase codes for MDKFRVQGPTRLQGEVTISGAKNAALPILFAALLAEEPVEIQNVPKLKDIDTTMKLLTQLGTKVERNGSVWIDASKVNNFSAPYDLVKTMRASIWALGPLVARFGQGQVSLPGGCAIGARPVDLHIFGLEKLGAEIKLEEGYVKASVNGRLKGAHIVMDKVSVGATVTIMSAATLAEGTTIIENAAREPEIVDTANFLVALGAKISGQGTDRITIEGVERLGGGVYRVLPDRIETGTFLVAAAISGGKIVCRNAQPDTLDAVLAKLRDAGADIEIGEDWISLDMHGQRPKAVNVRTAPHPAFPTDMQAQFTLLNLVAEGTGFITETIFENRFMHVPELIRMGAHAEIESNTVICHGVEKLSGAQVMATDLRASASLVLAGCIAEGTTIVDRIYHIDRGYERIEDKLRALGANIERVKGE; via the coding sequence ATGGATAAATTTCGTGTACAGGGGCCAACGCGTCTCCAGGGCGAAGTCACAATTTCTGGCGCCAAAAACGCCGCGCTGCCAATCCTCTTTGCTGCGCTGCTCGCGGAAGAGCCGGTAGAAATTCAGAACGTACCGAAGCTGAAAGATATCGACACCACCATGAAGTTGCTCACCCAGTTGGGCACGAAAGTTGAGCGTAACGGTTCCGTCTGGATCGACGCCAGCAAGGTGAATAACTTCTCAGCCCCATACGATCTGGTGAAAACCATGCGCGCATCCATCTGGGCGCTTGGCCCGCTGGTGGCGCGTTTTGGTCAGGGTCAGGTCTCTCTGCCGGGCGGCTGCGCTATCGGTGCGCGTCCGGTTGACCTGCACATCTTTGGTCTGGAGAAACTGGGCGCAGAGATCAAGCTGGAAGAAGGTTACGTTAAAGCGTCCGTCAATGGTCGTCTGAAAGGCGCGCACATTGTCATGGACAAAGTGAGCGTGGGCGCAACGGTCACCATTATGTCTGCGGCGACGCTGGCAGAAGGGACCACTATCATCGAAAATGCCGCGCGCGAACCGGAAATTGTGGATACTGCCAACTTCCTCGTGGCGCTGGGTGCGAAGATCTCCGGTCAGGGGACCGACCGTATCACCATCGAAGGCGTTGAGCGTCTGGGCGGTGGTGTCTATCGCGTACTGCCGGACCGTATCGAAACCGGTACCTTCCTGGTCGCTGCGGCGATTTCTGGCGGAAAGATTGTGTGTCGCAACGCGCAGCCAGATACCCTGGATGCGGTGCTGGCGAAACTGCGCGATGCGGGTGCGGATATCGAAATCGGTGAAGACTGGATCAGCCTTGATATGCACGGCCAGCGTCCAAAAGCGGTCAATGTGCGTACGGCACCGCATCCGGCGTTCCCAACGGACATGCAGGCGCAGTTCACTCTGTTGAACCTGGTCGCCGAAGGTACTGGCTTCATCACAGAAACCATTTTCGAGAACCGCTTTATGCACGTACCGGAGCTGATCCGTATGGGTGCGCATGCTGAGATCGAAAGCAATACCGTGATTTGCCATGGCGTTGAGAAACTCTCTGGTGCTCAGGTGATGGCAACCGATCTGCGTGCGTCTGCAAGCCTGGTGCTGGCGGGTTGTATCGCGGAAGGCACAACGATCGTGGATCGTATTTATCACATCGATCGTGGCTATGAGCGTATCGAAGATAAGCTGCGCGCGCTGGGTGCCAATATCGAGCGTGTGAAGGGCGAGTAA
- a CDS encoding DMT family transporter, whose product MKQQAGMGILLALTTAMCWGALPIAMKQVLEVMEPPTVVFYRFLMASIGLGAILAIKGKLPSLRLFRKPRWLVLLAIATGGLFGNFILFSSSLQYLSPTASQVIGQLSPVGMMVASVFILKEKMRGTQIIGASMLLCGLVMFFNTSLIEIFTRLTDYTWGVIFGVGAATVWVSYGVAQKVLLRRLASQQILFLLYTLCTIALLPLAKPGVITQLSDWQLACLIFCGLNTLVGYGALAEAMARWQAAQVSALITLTPLFTLLFSDLLSMAWPDVFVRPMLNLLGYLGAFVVVAGAMYSAIGHRLWGRWRKNEAVVVVPRSGE is encoded by the coding sequence ATGAAGCAGCAGGCCGGCATGGGCATTCTTTTGGCACTCACCACCGCAATGTGCTGGGGTGCGTTGCCAATTGCAATGAAGCAGGTACTGGAAGTGATGGAGCCGCCTACGGTGGTCTTTTATCGCTTTCTGATGGCAAGCATCGGCCTCGGGGCCATTCTGGCTATCAAAGGTAAGCTTCCATCCTTGCGGCTCTTCCGTAAACCGCGCTGGCTGGTATTGCTGGCTATCGCGACGGGGGGTCTGTTCGGTAACTTCATCCTGTTCAGCTCTTCCCTGCAATATCTCAGCCCCACGGCGTCGCAGGTGATAGGTCAGCTTTCACCGGTGGGCATGATGGTCGCCAGCGTCTTTATCCTCAAGGAGAAGATGCGCGGTACGCAGATTATCGGGGCGAGCATGCTGTTATGCGGTCTGGTGATGTTCTTCAACACCAGTCTGATAGAGATTTTTACCCGCCTGACGGATTACACATGGGGTGTCATTTTCGGTGTGGGGGCAGCAACGGTCTGGGTGAGCTATGGCGTCGCGCAAAAGGTGTTATTGCGTCGACTTGCCTCACAGCAGATCCTCTTTTTGCTGTACACTTTGTGTACAATAGCATTGCTGCCATTAGCAAAGCCGGGCGTGATTACCCAGCTTAGCGACTGGCAACTGGCGTGCCTCATTTTTTGTGGGCTGAACACGCTGGTCGGTTATGGCGCGCTGGCCGAAGCGATGGCGCGCTGGCAGGCAGCACAGGTGAGCGCGTTAATTACGCTTACTCCGCTGTTTACGCTGTTATTTTCAGATTTGTTATCAATGGCCTGGCCCGATGTCTTCGTCAGACCGATGCTCAACCTGTTGGGTTATCTCGGTGCGTTTGTCGTGGTTGCGGGCGCGATGTATTCCGCCATTGGTCATCGTCTTTGGGGACGTTGGCGCAAAAATGAAGCGGTTGTAGTAGTCCCCCGCTCAGGCGAATGA
- the mlaC gene encoding phospholipid-binding protein MlaC, whose protein sequence is MFKRLLMVAMLVIAPLTAAHAADQSNPYKLMDEAAKKTFDRLKNEQPKIRANPDYLRDVVDQELLPYVQIKYAGALVLGRYYKDATPAQRDAYFAAFREYLKQAYGQALAMYHGQTYQIAPEQPLGDATIVPIRVTIIDPNGRPPVRLDFQWRKNSQTGHWQAYDMIAEGVSMITTKQNEWSDLLRTKGIDGLTAQLQSISRQKISLDEKK, encoded by the coding sequence ATGTTTAAACGACTGTTAATGGTTGCCATGCTGGTCATCGCCCCTCTTACCGCCGCTCACGCTGCGGATCAGAGTAACCCGTACAAACTGATGGACGAAGCGGCGAAGAAGACCTTCGACCGTCTTAAAAACGAACAGCCTAAAATTCGTGCTAATCCTGATTATCTGCGTGACGTCGTTGACCAGGAGCTGCTGCCGTACGTGCAGATTAAGTATGCGGGTGCGCTGGTGCTGGGACGTTATTACAAAGATGCGACCCCTGCGCAGCGTGATGCCTACTTTGCCGCGTTCCGTGAATACCTGAAACAGGCTTATGGCCAGGCGCTGGCGATGTACCACGGTCAGACCTATCAGATTGCGCCTGAGCAGCCGCTGGGCGATGCGACCATCGTCCCTATCCGTGTGACGATCATCGATCCTAACGGTCGTCCGCCGGTTCGTCTGGATTTCCAGTGGCGTAAAAACAGCCAGACCGGTCACTGGCAGGCGTATGACATGATTGCCGAAGGGGTAAGCATGATCACCACCAAACAGAACGAATGGAGCGACCTGCTGCGCACCAAAGGCATTGATGGCCTGACCGCGCAGCTGCAGTCTATCTCTCGTCAGAAAATTAGCCTGGATGAGAAGAAGTAA